The genomic DNA GAAATATAGGCAATCCAACCTTTGAAAATGAAGAAGCCTACTTGTCCGATGATTATCCTGAGGTCGAATACCGACTGCTTTCCTTGTACCGATATTGGAATATCATTGAATATTACTTTCCTTATAAATATTTGATTGAAGAGGATTGGGACGCAGTATTAAAAGAATTTGTTCCAAAATTCATCGAAGCAGCGAATGAAAAAGAATATAAGCTTACAACCCTTGAGTTAATCACTAGAATTAATGATACCCACGCTCAAATCATATCGAAGGAACCTACTCTGAATGAGTTTTGGGGAGAAAACTACGCTCCAACCATTATTCAATTTGTTGAAAACAAACCCACTGTAACGGGATATTACAAGGATGACTTAGGGAAGGCTTCCGGTCTTGAAATGGGTGATGTTATAACGAAAATCAATGGTCAACCAATTGAAGAAATTTTGAATGAGAAATTAAAATTTATTCCCGCTTCGAATTACACAACAAAATTAAGGGACATTGCCACCAAATTATTAAGAACGACCGAATCAACCATAGACGTTCAGTACATACGAAACGGAGAAACGTTTAACACAAAATTGAAGACTTACAATCGAGAAAAGGTGGGTGCTGCCAACTTTAATTTGTCCCAACAGGATAAGGTAAGCTTTGAGCGAATTAATGATGACATTGCGTATATCTATCCAGGATCTCTGAAAAAAGGTGAAATAACCGAAACAATATCCAAACTGGACAATACGAAAGGATTGATTATTGATTTAAGGAGTTATCCGTCAGATTTTATCGTCTACACATTGGGAGAGTATCTCGTCCCAACACCGACACCTTTTGTGAAATTAACCAAAGGAAGTATAAAACAGCCTGGTTTATTTACCGAGAGCATGGAACTGAAGGTTGGGGAAAAAAACAAAAACGTCTACCACGGTAAGGTTGTGATCCTCATTAATGAACTGACTCAAAGTCAAGCTGAATTTACAGCTATGGCTTTTAGAAAAGCGCCGAATGCAACCGTGATTGGAAGTACAACGGCTGGAGCAGATGGAAATGTTTCAACATTTACTCTTCCTGGTGGGATTAAAACGTCCATTACTGGCATCGGCATTTATTATCCCGATGGAACAGAAACACAAAGAGTGGGTATTGTACCAGATATAACGGTCAAGCCAACTATTGATGGTATAAAAGAAAAGAAAGACGAAGTGCTGGAAAAAGCAATTCAATTAATAAATGAAGGATAAAAAACAAGGAGCTGGCACTCGCCAGCTCCTTGTTCAATGTATATCAGATTTCTCAACGACAAACTCACTCGCCCCGTTAAACTGCGCAAACCGCTCAAGCCCTTCTTCGATATGACGCTTCAACCGATCCGTCTCCTCGACACCAGGCTCGAGCTGCAACAACCGTACTTGCAACCGACCGGCCTTCCGGTCGACACTCGGATCCATCCGACCGATCAACCGATCCCCATACAAGATCGGCATCGCATACGGCCCGTATTTCCGCTTCGCCCGCGGCGTGTAGATCTCCCACTTGTAATCGAATCCGAAAAGATCCGAAATCCTTTCTCTTCTCCATAACAAATTATCGAGCGGAGGCAGGAAGGTGATCGCGTCATCAACAGATGCCCGCTCACCCCTGGCTGATCCGGTGAACCTTTCAAGTTCGGCCAAATCTTCAGCAAGGATGTAGTACGTCCGTTTCACGCCTTCGACATCAAGCGGAATGACGGTCCCGAGCTTCACACGACGTTCTACAGCGGCCCTCCGTTCTGCTGCGGTCATCTTTTGCCAGCCGAAACGCGAATCTCCCGGATCGAATACCCGGTAAGCCCTCAAATATTTCTCAATCAACGCTTCGCGCGCTTCCGTCTCGTCGATTGTTTTCGCTGCCTTGAGATACTCTGCCGGAATGCTTTTTTCTGTCAGGTCGAAGAATCGTTCCGTCCGTTCCCGATGCACGACCCGGATGATTCCAGCATCCATCAACAGATTCAACGCAAGCGAGGTTTCCTTCGTCTTCGGCATCTGGTTGTCCCAATACCCATGCACCCGTTTATCAGACACAAATGCACGAGATGGGAGGGGACCTTCTTTTTCCAAGCGGTCGTGTACCATTTTGACGACAGGGCCAAGATCATCCAATTGCGGCTGGACATTCGCCTGGATCCGTTTGCGCGTCGGCTCGAACAACGGATAATCCTCAACAGGAATGATACAGGCCGCATTCGCGAAGTACTCGAAAATCTTTCCATTTGAAAGGAGTTCATCCAACAGCTTCGGGTCATACCCCGGAATCCGTGCGGACAATACGAGGTGTTGATTCCGCTCCACGACCGAGACGGGATCGAGCTGGACACATTCCAACGCCCGCACCATGTCCAACACGGAACTCTCGTCTAGTCCACCTAACAGTTTTTGCTTATGTAGAAGAAATCTCCGGAGTGAGATCCGGTCGACAGGGAATGCTTTCATTGGCACAACCTCCTGAAACAACGATATTTTCCTATGATCATCATACCATTAAGAACGATCTTTCATATTGAACGAAGCAAGAAGAAAAGCGCTGATTCACTCAGCGCCTTCACCGATTTCTTCTACGATTTCCTCAAACAAAGAGGTTTCCTTGTTGGATTTTACATTCCTCATAAAATCGCGCAAAAACGCCACATAGTGCTCATCCCTTACCAACCAGGCGGAGTGGTTTCGTTTCACAAAACGCTCTGCTTCATGAAAGCTTGGGAAACTTCCTGGCAACGGTTCTCCATTCTTCTCGACGAACCAAACACCCGATTCATCCGCATAAATGAAGAATGAATCTTCATTCCGGTTTTCAAACAAACAGCCTTCTACCGTTTCCTTCAAGTTGTAACGGTTCTTGAACGCGTCCGGTCTCATCGGTTCGATCAAAAAGGCCGCCCGAGCATAAAGCTGATACGACTCTTCACTCATCGAGCATGCGGACGCTTTCGCGTGCCCGCCACCACCGAACTGTCCCGCCACTTCAGAAACATCCACATGATCATGGATTGTGCGGAAGCTGATCTTTTTCCCGCCCATGTTGAGGATTGTAATGTAATCGAGGTGAGGATACTCTGTACCCAATTCGTTTCCAAGCTCGGAGTGATATGATTCTGCATGGACGATGCCAGTGCAATGATCTCCGACAAATGTCTGGACGAGCTCACGTTTTTTTCTTCGTATATAGCGCTCAATTTTATCCTCTTCCATTTCAAGAAGCTTACGTTCAAACTCATCATATTCGAAATGCTCCGCCTCTTGAAGCCTCGGCACCATCTTCTCGACGAACTCATCAATTGACACCATGAAAAAGAGATCATTCAGCTGCTTCGCTTTGATGTTGTCATTCGCATCCCATTCCCACGTGTCGTACTGCCGAACGAGCTCAACGAATTCCTCCAATGCAGCAGAAGGCTCCAATAACCCCTTATGGACGAGATAGCCATATAAAAGGGAAGTCGCGCAAGCGAGGCGTCCATCACTATACTCGACCTTCACATAACCCCAGTCATAATCATTGAAATGGAGTGCCGTCTTATGATGATCGATCAGTTGAATACTCCCACCGTCTATAAAAAATGCATCCAGCGCTTCTTCATTCTTTTCATTAACGGAAAGATCCGTGATGAGCATATTCCATTCCTTATCCTTCTTCTCATTCAAATGCTCAAGAAACCGCTCCACCTGGTGATCCAGCCCCATCACCGAATTGTAGCGGACATCCACCTTATCACCGAACGCAATTTTCGCAACAATCCCGCATCCGACACCATCCAAATCATTATGCGTGAACAATTTGTACATAACCGTCTCCTCATGTATGTAAGTCTTAGCTGTTTTAGTTTGTTAAGAAAACGGGGAACTATTCGCACAAAAAATGAGTAAGTCACAATGGACCTGCTCATCTAAACGTATCTATTTAATACACTTTATCTCCATTAAAAATCGAGTTCTTCACGACAACATAATCGACATGTCGGAGGGCATCCAGGTTCGTGCCGCCTGCATAAGAGATAGCGGATTGAAGGTCCTGCTCCATCTCGGTCAACGTATCCTGAAGGGAACCTTTATGCTCGACATACATTTTCTTGCCCTCTACATTCTTTCGTTCGCCTTTTTGGTATTCGGAAGCGGATCCGAAATATTCTTTGACCAGCTTTCCATCTATCGTCATCGTTTCACCAGGGGATTCTTCATGACCTGCGAACAACGAACCAATCATGACCATGGAAGCACCGAAACGGATCGACTTCGCAACATCGCCATGTGTACGGATCCCGCCGTCAGCGATAATTGGTTTGATTGCCGCCTTCGCACACCAGCGAAGAGCTGCCAATTGCCAACCGCCCGTACCAAAACCGGTTTTAATTTTCGTGATACAAACCTTACCAGGTCCGATCCCGACCTTGGTCGCATCTGCTCCTGCATTCTCCAATTCTCTTACAGCTTCAGGAGTACCGACGTTCCCTGCAATCACAAACGTTCCTGGCAAATGGTATTTGATATGTTGGATCATCTCAATCACAGCAACGGAATGACCGTGGGCGATATCAATCGTGATGTATTCTGGTGATAGCTGTTCCTCTGCTAATTGGCGGATGAAACCATACTCTTCTTCTTTCACTCCGACACTGATCGAAGAAATCAAGCCACGCTCTTTCATGTTCTTGATAAAATCCATACGCTTTTCAGGCTGGAAGCGGTGCATGATATAGAAGTATTGATTTTCAGCCAGGTAAACAGCGATCTTCTCGTCGATGATCGTCTGCATATTTGCTGGAACGACAGGAAGCTTGAACGTATGCTCTCCGAGCGTCACTGTTGTATCACATTCTGAACGGCTATTTACCACACATTTTGCGGGAATTAACTGAATATCTTCATAATCAAATACATTTTCCACGATAAAACACCCCTAAACACGAATATTAATTAAATTTAATTAAATAAATGTTCGTACATAATCTAATGTAAATCATTATGAAGAAGAAGTCAAAGGAACATTTCGATAAATGTAAAATATTTCTTGACCTGAGATAGGAATAGGGGTTACATAAAGTAAAAAGGTTCAAACACACAAGAGTCGGACATCAAGGCATGACCTTTTATTTGAAAAGGGGCTAGCGTTATGGAAATCAAACAGATTTCAGAGCACATCTGGAGCTTGAAGACGTGGATGATTGTGCCATTCCACGTTTGGGTTGTAAAAGAAGAAGACGGGGTCACTCTCGTTGATGCTGGAATCGGGAAGATGGGGAAGGGGATTCTGAAGTTCATCAACGGAATGGATGCAGGACCTTTAAAACGGATCGTCCTCACGCACGGGCATCCCGATCATGTTGGCGCATTGAAGGCGATATTAAAAGAAAATGAAGTCCCCGTGTATGTACATAAAGCGGAAATCCCATATATGGAAGGAAAAAAGGCATATCCAGGCAGGAAAAAGCCGTCCGCCAATGTCACTGAACATCTCGTACAACCATTAATGGAAGACGAAGCAGGAAACCTCAACAAAATCGACAGCTTGGAACCCTATTGGACACCAGGTCACGCACCAGGCCATGTCGTCTACTATCACCCGGAAGATGGCGTCTTACTTGCAGGTGACCTGTTCACTTCGAAAAACGGAAAGCTCTACCGACCAATGCCGATGTTCACCTATGACATGGAGGAAGCGGTCCGAAGCAGCCGAATCGTAGGGGAACTGAAACCAAAACGCCTTGAAATCTGTCACGGGAAAGCGGTCCTGAATCCTGCGGATCACTTGGATCAATACATTGAGAACACATCGAATACCTATTCCATAAAGGAAGAGAATGTTTATAAAGGGTAAAAAACGGCACATGCAAAATGAATTAAATAAGAAAAATTTTTGATCTTAGGAACTTATTTGAAGGAAACCACTACAAATAGGAGAAGGTTAACAGAGTTGTCCAACATTTATTGGGCAACTCTTTTCTAAATTAAAGTTGGTGAGTAAATGAATGGACGAAAAAATATTAAAAGATAAAATAGGAAGCTTGAGTATTTGGACTAGAGGTGATCAAAGGGCACCTCATAAACCATTATTATTACTATATGCGCTTGCCAGATATCAGCAAGGTAGGACTCGGTATTTACCCTATATAGAAGTGAAAGATAAGTTGAAAAAGTTATTAATCGAGTTTGGTCCTCAACGACGTTCATATCATCCAGAACAGCCCTTTGTAAGATTAACGAAGGATGGGATATGGTCTTTAAATAAAGAGGTTGAAAGGGATAATATAAAAAATAACTACCTTATCCAAAATGAACTGGTTGGTGGGTTCAACGATGAAGTATGCCAATTGTTAAATAAGGATCCTAATCTCACAGAAGAAGTAGCTGATATAATCCTAAATGAACATTTTCCACAAAGCATCCACGAAGATATCCTATTGGCTGTGGGGCTAGAAATAGGCGTAAAGAAAAAGAAGATTAGGGATCCAATGTTTAGAAATAAAATATTAAAAGCATATGAGTATAGCTGTGCAGTTTGTGGTTTCAATGTCCGATTAGGAAACAATCTGGTTGCAATTGAAGCAGCTCACATAAAATGGTTCCAAATGGGAGGACCTGATAGTGAAGAAAACGGCATAGCATTATGTTCATTGCACCATAAGTTGTTTGATCGAGGAGTATTCACACTGACTAATGAAAGGAATTTAATCGTGGCTGAAGAGGCCCATGGAACACAAGGGTTTAATGAATGGCTAATGAGATATCACGGAAAACCAATTCGTAAACCAATCAATCCCATTTACCAACCAAAAGAAACTTTTCTGAATTGGCATGTTAGAGAAGTATTTAAAGGACCAGCACGATATCACATACAATAATTTGAATTTCTACATATTTAATAGTAGAAATAAATGATTTCTTATACTATTGTTTTAGTAGATAGATTAAGGAGGGGTTATATGACTGAAAAGACTGCAAAAGGTTATTTGGTCAAACTAGAAGGGCATGTCGTTAGCTTGAAAGGGGAGGACTCAGTTTCTCATCCAGAATTCATCACTAAGTTTACTCGATGGTTAGAGTCAGAAGGCATGGGTTACACTGGTTTTTCTGTTCAGGTAGATGAAGATGGTAACACGATAGAAGACATTGAGGGTTAATACTCAAAAATTCTTCTAATACATAAAGTACAAACACTAGCTAAAATATGAGCTAGTGTTTGTTTGTTAAGATGCGTAATAGTTATCTAAAGTTGTGTTAGTACCTTCATTACTTCGTCAAAACGAGTGAGGATAACCTAATTAATATCTATGGTTTTGTTTATAAAGGTAAACTTTAGAAAAAAGAAAAGAAGCGATTAGGGGGTAAACGGTGGATCTGGAAAAGCAAATAAAGATCTTCAGGTTTTTTGTAGCTGGAGCATTGGTGGTTAGTTTGATTGTGAATTTTACATTGTTTTCTAAATTAGGGCACGTAGAGTATCAACTTAATTCAGTCATTAATACACAACATGGCATTATGAGTGACGTAAATGATCAAACAAGTCATATCCAGAATGTATTGAACGATATAAAAGAGCAACAAAGTTGGATCAGCCCAATCAGAATGGATGTAAATTCAACTGATATTAAAGGTGGTCAAGCAGAAGCGACATTTGAATGGCAAGTAAAAGAGCTTCAAAAGGATTCTGAGGTCGTGTTTCATTATGCTGTTGGCGGGAGTGAGAATTTCACTTCGATTCCTGTAGAAAAAGCACAACAAGGGATGTTTCGAGTAAAGGTTCCTTTTGATGTTAAAGTAGAACCAAAGTGGGACGTTGGAATCGTTGATAACTCCCAACAAGAGAAATCTAAAAAAGTGCTAGAAGAGGGATATCGTCAATCTACTCTTAAGTATTATGTATCTGTATCCTATAGTGACATGATGAAAAATAGCGAGATACAGAGCGAAAATATAGGCTATTTAGGGTCAAGATATTATGGTGATTTACATGCTCATGTCTGGATAGAGGAGGAAACGTTCAACATTGAAATACTGAACCATGGCGTTCAGTCATCTCATGTGGTTGAAGAAGCATATCTTCTTAAGTATGAGGATAAGACTTTGTTAGGAAAAGAAGAAATTGAATTCGATGAATCGTACGATCCAGAGGATCCTAAGATGAGGAGGTTTCGATTGGATGGTGTAAAGCGATATGAAGACATGCGCATTGTCGTTCAGGTCGTATATAGTAATGGAGAAACCTTTGAAAAAGAAGTATATAAATAGATGAATTATAGGGTGAACTTTTGAAGCAATGGTTGCAAACAAGAACCATTGCTTTTTTCTGTAAATGCCTAGTTCAATAGAATCGTTTATCAACCTATCCCTTGTCATTCTGCTTCGTTTGTTTTCATACTTAAAGAGACTAACATAGAACGAGGTGGAGAGATGAAGTTTGGTAGTTTTGCAGGGAAAGTGGTAGCTGCTGGTGCAGCTGCTTTGATGGTTTTTGGACAGGATGTCAGTGCGCATGGTGATGAGGCTTCTGTGGCTGAAGCGATCCAGGATCAGCTGGTAGGAAAGCAGATCATCTTTGGGGATTTACATAACCACACAGGTTATTCTCCGGATGGATCAGGGACTCCGAAGATGGCCTATGAGAGTGCCAAAATGAATGGACTTGATTTTATCGCGATTACGGAGCATTCCGAAGGGTTGAATCTGATTGCGAATGAAGAAGAGGGTGTGAATACGCCGCTTCCATACCGTACGGAGTGGGAGGACATCCAGTATCAAGCGGAGCAGATTTCCGATGAATCGTTCACAGCAATCCGTGGATTCGAGTGGAGCGATCCGTATCAAGGGCATTTCAACGTCTGGTTCTCGAAGCATTATACCGATGTATTCCGTTCACCTGGAACGCCATCGATGAAGCCGTTCTGGAATTGGTTCCAGACGGATACGAGCTTGCGTGGTGGGAGTGACGGGATCGGTGGCTTCAACCATCCAGGGCGTGAACCTGGTAAGCTGGATGATCTCGCTTATGTACCTGAAGTGGATGACCGTGTCGTTTCCATCGAGGTGTTCAACCGGGATGATATCTATGAATCTACTTATGTGGAAGCGCTCGATAACGGCTGGCATGTCGGAGCCATCGGTGTATCAGACCACCACGGTGATAATTGGGGAGACCCGACGTTTGCACGTACCGGTATCATTGCTGACGAAAACTCTCATGCGGCGGTAAGAGCGGCATTGGAAAAGCATCATGTCTATGCGACACAGGACTCGAACTACCAGATGGTGTTCACAGGGGACGGTCAGATGATGGGTGCTGAGCTCACGACTGATCAGCCTGTCCAGTTGAATGTCGTCGGTAATGACCCTGATGCGGGCGAGTCCATCGTCAAAGCTGAACTCGTAACGAACGGCGGACAAGTTGTTGATACGTATGAACCGACGACTGCAGGTCAGTCGTTCGAGTGGAGTACGACAACACCCGCAACAACCGAGGATGCATGGTACTTTGTCCGATTGACCCAAGCAGATGGCGAAATGATCTACTCAAGTCCGATTTGGGTGAAGAAATAGCATAAAGCAGAAGAAGGCTGGAGCTGTCCAGCCTTCTTTTTTTAGTTCCTAAATTAATTAACAGATGAAATATGGTAAACTATTAACAGGAAATTATTAGCAAATGTTATTTTAACCAGGGGGTAAAAGGTGAATAGGGAAAAACTGATGAACATATTTGTTGTTTTTGTAGTGGTCGCGTTGGTGGTTAGTTTGATTATGAATTTCCAATTGATTTCTAAATTAGGGGATGTAGAGAATCAGCTTAATTCAGTTACAAACTGGCAACATAGACTTAAAAGCGACTTGGATGATCAAAGAGTACATATAGACCATGTGTTGGATGATATCAGAGAGCAACAAAGCTGGATCTCACCGATAAAAATGGATGTAAATCCGAAGGACTTAGAAGATGGGAAAGCGGAAGCGACATTTGAATGGCAAGTGAAAGAGCTTCAAAAGGATTCAGAAGTGGTGTTCCA from Pseudalkalibacillus sp. SCS-8 includes the following:
- a CDS encoding S41 family peptidase gives rise to the protein MKKSCLIVLCFVLFLALIGCTKQDTLPSTEDNQLQSFDVTNETLDHLYVFGKVWGFLKYYHPNVAEGEFDFDQELVTIFPEIINVKSSTERDEILTDWILELGEFPTEKKRNQASDIKMEPDLDWISDMNLDSELEAQLQKVRKGKRTNNHHYVSLVRNIGNPTFENEEAYLSDDYPEVEYRLLSLYRYWNIIEYYFPYKYLIEEDWDAVLKEFVPKFIEAANEKEYKLTTLELITRINDTHAQIISKEPTLNEFWGENYAPTIIQFVENKPTVTGYYKDDLGKASGLEMGDVITKINGQPIEEILNEKLKFIPASNYTTKLRDIATKLLRTTESTIDVQYIRNGETFNTKLKTYNREKVGAANFNLSQQDKVSFERINDDIAYIYPGSLKKGEITETISKLDNTKGLIIDLRSYPSDFIVYTLGEYLVPTPTPFVKLTKGSIKQPGLFTESMELKVGEKNKNVYHGKVVILINELTQSQAEFTAMAFRKAPNATVIGSTTAGADGNVSTFTLPGGIKTSITGIGIYYPDGTETQRVGIVPDITVKPTIDGIKEKKDEVLEKAIQLINEG
- a CDS encoding winged helix-turn-helix domain-containing protein encodes the protein MKAFPVDRISLRRFLLHKQKLLGGLDESSVLDMVRALECVQLDPVSVVERNQHLVLSARIPGYDPKLLDELLSNGKIFEYFANAACIIPVEDYPLFEPTRKRIQANVQPQLDDLGPVVKMVHDRLEKEGPLPSRAFVSDKRVHGYWDNQMPKTKETSLALNLLMDAGIIRVVHRERTERFFDLTEKSIPAEYLKAAKTIDETEAREALIEKYLRAYRVFDPGDSRFGWQKMTAAERRAAVERRVKLGTVIPLDVEGVKRTYYILAEDLAELERFTGSARGERASVDDAITFLPPLDNLLWRRERISDLFGFDYKWEIYTPRAKRKYGPYAMPILYGDRLIGRMDPSVDRKAGRLQVRLLQLEPGVEETDRLKRHIEEGLERFAQFNGASEFVVEKSDIH
- a CDS encoding oligoribonuclease, producing MYKLFTHNDLDGVGCGIVAKIAFGDKVDVRYNSVMGLDHQVERFLEHLNEKKDKEWNMLITDLSVNEKNEEALDAFFIDGGSIQLIDHHKTALHFNDYDWGYVKVEYSDGRLACATSLLYGYLVHKGLLEPSAALEEFVELVRQYDTWEWDANDNIKAKQLNDLFFMVSIDEFVEKMVPRLQEAEHFEYDEFERKLLEMEEDKIERYIRRKKRELVQTFVGDHCTGIVHAESYHSELGNELGTEYPHLDYITILNMGGKKISFRTIHDHVDVSEVAGQFGGGGHAKASACSMSEESYQLYARAAFLIEPMRPDAFKNRYNLKETVEGCLFENRNEDSFFIYADESGVWFVEKNGEPLPGSFPSFHEAERFVKRNHSAWLVRDEHYVAFLRDFMRNVKSNKETSLFEEIVEEIGEGAE
- the guaC gene encoding GMP reductase — translated: MENVFDYEDIQLIPAKCVVNSRSECDTTVTLGEHTFKLPVVPANMQTIIDEKIAVYLAENQYFYIMHRFQPEKRMDFIKNMKERGLISSISVGVKEEEYGFIRQLAEEQLSPEYITIDIAHGHSVAVIEMIQHIKYHLPGTFVIAGNVGTPEAVRELENAGADATKVGIGPGKVCITKIKTGFGTGGWQLAALRWCAKAAIKPIIADGGIRTHGDVAKSIRFGASMVMIGSLFAGHEESPGETMTIDGKLVKEYFGSASEYQKGERKNVEGKKMYVEHKGSLQDTLTEMEQDLQSAISYAGGTNLDALRHVDYVVVKNSIFNGDKVY
- a CDS encoding MBL fold metallo-hydrolase; this encodes MEIKQISEHIWSLKTWMIVPFHVWVVKEEDGVTLVDAGIGKMGKGILKFINGMDAGPLKRIVLTHGHPDHVGALKAILKENEVPVYVHKAEIPYMEGKKAYPGRKKPSANVTEHLVQPLMEDEAGNLNKIDSLEPYWTPGHAPGHVVYYHPEDGVLLAGDLFTSKNGKLYRPMPMFTYDMEEAVRSSRIVGELKPKRLEICHGKAVLNPADHLDQYIENTSNTYSIKEENVYKG
- a CDS encoding phosphorothioated DNA-binding restriction endonuclease, with the protein product MDEKILKDKIGSLSIWTRGDQRAPHKPLLLLYALARYQQGRTRYLPYIEVKDKLKKLLIEFGPQRRSYHPEQPFVRLTKDGIWSLNKEVERDNIKNNYLIQNELVGGFNDEVCQLLNKDPNLTEEVADIILNEHFPQSIHEDILLAVGLEIGVKKKKIRDPMFRNKILKAYEYSCAVCGFNVRLGNNLVAIEAAHIKWFQMGGPDSEENGIALCSLHHKLFDRGVFTLTNERNLIVAEEAHGTQGFNEWLMRYHGKPIRKPINPIYQPKETFLNWHVREVFKGPARYHIQ
- a CDS encoding CehA/McbA family metallohydrolase: MKFGSFAGKVVAAGAAALMVFGQDVSAHGDEASVAEAIQDQLVGKQIIFGDLHNHTGYSPDGSGTPKMAYESAKMNGLDFIAITEHSEGLNLIANEEEGVNTPLPYRTEWEDIQYQAEQISDESFTAIRGFEWSDPYQGHFNVWFSKHYTDVFRSPGTPSMKPFWNWFQTDTSLRGGSDGIGGFNHPGREPGKLDDLAYVPEVDDRVVSIEVFNRDDIYESTYVEALDNGWHVGAIGVSDHHGDNWGDPTFARTGIIADENSHAAVRAALEKHHVYATQDSNYQMVFTGDGQMMGAELTTDQPVQLNVVGNDPDAGESIVKAELVTNGGQVVDTYEPTTAGQSFEWSTTTPATTEDAWYFVRLTQADGEMIYSSPIWVKK